In Bacillus sp. NP247, one DNA window encodes the following:
- a CDS encoding DegV family protein: MGVKIITDSAADLPVELLQAYDIDLIPLRVYDEAETEYLDGVTLNSVTLLQKMREGATYRTSLPSLETFQEKFVSYAKEGNPCIYLAFSSELSGTYQSSVVIKEEVKETYADLDLEIIDTKCASLGQGLVVLEAAKMAKEGAAKEDILKRVDFLMNHMEHIFTVADLQYLVRGGRLSKVAGFIGGLLNIKPILNVEEGKLVPLEKVRGKKKVLGRIVDIMEERGKDLKGQTIGMTHGDDLETAEALKALITERFGCEVFIVNTIGAAIGAHTGPGVITLFFLNEVE; the protein is encoded by the coding sequence ATGGGTGTTAAAATCATTACGGATAGTGCGGCGGATTTACCGGTAGAATTGCTGCAGGCATATGATATTGATTTAATTCCACTCCGTGTATATGATGAAGCAGAAACAGAGTATTTAGATGGAGTTACATTAAATTCAGTTACATTATTGCAAAAAATGAGAGAAGGCGCTACTTATAGAACATCATTGCCTTCACTTGAAACATTCCAAGAAAAGTTTGTTTCCTATGCAAAAGAAGGAAATCCTTGTATATATTTAGCTTTTTCATCTGAACTGTCTGGTACATATCAATCATCAGTTGTTATTAAAGAAGAAGTGAAAGAAACATATGCTGATTTGGATTTAGAAATTATCGATACAAAATGTGCTTCGCTTGGTCAAGGTCTTGTTGTATTAGAAGCTGCTAAAATGGCAAAAGAAGGCGCAGCAAAAGAAGATATTTTAAAACGTGTTGATTTTCTAATGAACCATATGGAACATATTTTCACTGTAGCTGACTTGCAGTACCTTGTTAGAGGCGGGCGCTTAAGTAAAGTAGCAGGTTTTATCGGTGGTTTACTAAACATTAAGCCGATCTTAAACGTAGAAGAAGGAAAACTTGTACCACTTGAAAAGGTAAGAGGGAAAAAGAAAGTACTTGGCCGAATTGTAGATATTATGGAAGAGCGCGGAAAAGATCTTAAAGGTCAAACAATCGGTATGACTCACGGTGACGATTTAGAAACAGCTGAAGCATTAAAAGCATTAATTACAGAAAGATTTGGCTGTGAAGTATTTATTGTAAATACAATTGGTGCAGCAATCGGTGCACATACAGGTCCTGGCGTTATAACGTTATTTTTCTTAAATGAAGTAGAGTAA
- a CDS encoding GNAT family N-acetyltransferase, protein MSIQLAISNDLEWINNHYESIGFVPSDLTRDTVAIVTYHNEYAGVGRLVQIDEDTIEMGGIFILPKFRGLQLAGELVSFLVQTAKKLQIQNVFCLPFEELESFYKKYGFTEVNTTKEVVHPIILKKYNWCLENYDKHVLLFKL, encoded by the coding sequence ATGAGTATTCAACTAGCTATATCTAATGATTTAGAATGGATTAATAATCACTATGAATCGATAGGATTTGTACCAAGTGATTTAACACGAGACACAGTTGCGATCGTTACATATCACAACGAGTATGCAGGTGTTGGACGATTAGTCCAAATAGATGAAGATACTATTGAAATGGGTGGGATTTTTATTCTCCCTAAATTTAGAGGTCTACAATTAGCTGGAGAACTTGTCTCATTTTTAGTACAAACTGCGAAAAAATTACAAATACAAAATGTGTTTTGTCTTCCTTTTGAAGAACTAGAAAGTTTTTATAAAAAATATGGCTTTACTGAAGTTAATACTACGAAAGAAGTTGTCCACCCAATTATTCTAAAAAAATATAATTGGTGTTTGGAAAATTACGATAAACATGTTTTACTATTTAAGTTGTGA
- a CDS encoding BC_2427 family protein has protein sequence MNKPWVGKEIWNKVYKWKMLNVQDDSREIREKKKSKETESKKEDKVIGIEKENEKTESKKEDKAIKSEKESEETESKKEDKAIKSEKESEETESKKEDKAIKLEKESKETESKKEDKAIKLEKESKETESKKEDKVIGLEKESKETESKKEDKVIGLVKEEIAIESKKESKETEPAKENRVIGLEKEEVANESEKKSVETESKRESIGLGSKIETSVHSMVVKTPFSIISEVSSFKVFPKINVKNQDAFVFRNEKDAEGRELDSKLLTTVQQHHSEAYCKLVSLNLHEKRVLVELYNQKVKGNIEENRVETSTWIPIHSIILESENGGEVNNYVTARLPIEIGRYKGEISLREKVVFTEKVIGIKEVGQEIVLTKTEFLVPKVKKNGQNKFTVEKGSLLVEGYIYQCIEYISEQSTFHDNVYQLVQNIVLELIIQVIQEQEVQVRIT, from the coding sequence ATGAATAAGCCATGGGTTGGTAAAGAAATATGGAACAAAGTTTACAAATGGAAAATGCTGAATGTTCAAGATGATTCACGTGAAATAAGAGAAAAAAAGAAAAGTAAAGAAACAGAGTCAAAAAAAGAAGATAAAGTAATTGGAATAGAGAAAGAAAATGAAAAAACTGAATCAAAAAAAGAAGATAAAGCAATTAAATCAGAGAAAGAAAGTGAAGAAACTGAATCAAAAAAAGAAGATAAAGCAATTAAATCAGAGAAAGAAAGTGAAGAAACTGAATCAAAAAAAGAAGATAAAGCAATTAAATTAGAGAAAGAAAGTAAAGAAACAGAGTCAAAAAAAGAAGATAAAGCAATTAAATTAGAGAAAGAAAGTAAAGAAACAGAGTCAAAAAAAGAAGATAAAGTAATTGGATTGGAGAAAGAAAGTAAAGAAACAGAGTCAAAAAAAGAAGATAAAGTAATTGGATTAGTGAAAGAAGAAATAGCAATTGAATCAAAGAAAGAAAGTAAAGAGACTGAACCAGCAAAAGAAAATAGAGTGATTGGATTAGAGAAAGAAGAAGTAGCAAATGAATCAGAGAAAAAAAGTGTAGAAACTGAATCAAAGAGAGAAAGTATAGGTTTAGGATCAAAAATAGAGACTTCAGTGCATTCAATGGTAGTGAAAACGCCATTTTCTATTATTTCAGAAGTGTCTAGCTTTAAAGTATTTCCAAAAATAAATGTGAAAAATCAAGATGCATTTGTATTTCGAAATGAAAAAGATGCGGAGGGGCGTGAATTAGATTCTAAGTTATTAACTACAGTGCAACAGCATCATTCGGAGGCTTATTGTAAATTAGTTTCTTTAAATCTTCATGAAAAGAGAGTGCTTGTTGAATTATATAATCAAAAAGTCAAAGGGAATATTGAAGAGAATCGGGTAGAGACATCTACATGGATACCTATCCACAGTATAATATTAGAGAGTGAAAATGGGGGAGAAGTAAATAATTATGTAACAGCCAGACTACCAATAGAAATAGGAAGATATAAAGGTGAAATTAGTTTACGAGAAAAAGTGGTGTTTACAGAAAAAGTCATAGGAATAAAAGAGGTGGGACAGGAGATTGTTTTGACAAAAACCGAATTTTTAGTACCAAAAGTAAAAAAGAATGGACAAAATAAATTTACAGTTGAAAAAGGGAGCTTATTGGTAGAAGGATATATATATCAATGTATTGAATACATATCAGAACAAAGTACATTTCATGATAATGTATATCAGTTAGTACAAAATATTGTATTAGAATTAATCATTCAAGTGATACAAGAACAGGAAGTACAAGTGCGAATTACATAA
- a CDS encoding CsxC family protein codes for MSEQCPINVPCQVAGQTQTPLSDAAATPITTPGAPIVKIPVVLAERTIQIVVEADVPLDPPATEIKRVLKNVFLTQGKLVPVAFTPVVGTPYNRVTRGKLFVQGYIRKNIEYANDECNGVLYDRIANVPFSGFADLTEADFLSLALIAASSDTTSHFINPNNGDLPRLDKYFFQNSVFYNEQPYVELVSAQFFELDFSPCPTELNEPFGTLREKIVLDLTLKVLQVQQVQV; via the coding sequence ATGAGTGAACAATGCCCAATTAATGTACCATGTCAGGTAGCGGGACAAACCCAAACACCATTAAGTGATGCTGCAGCAACACCAATTACTACTCCAGGAGCACCAATCGTAAAAATACCAGTTGTATTAGCGGAAAGAACAATTCAAATTGTTGTAGAAGCCGATGTTCCATTAGATCCTCCAGCAACTGAGATTAAACGTGTCTTAAAAAATGTATTTTTAACACAAGGTAAGTTAGTTCCTGTAGCATTTACTCCGGTAGTTGGTACACCTTACAACCGAGTTACAAGAGGAAAATTATTTGTACAAGGGTATATTCGTAAAAATATTGAATATGCAAATGATGAGTGTAATGGAGTTCTATATGACCGCATTGCAAATGTTCCATTTTCTGGTTTTGCAGATTTAACAGAAGCTGATTTTCTATCACTAGCTTTAATAGCTGCTTCTTCAGACACTACATCTCATTTTATTAATCCTAACAACGGCGATTTACCACGTTTAGATAAATACTTCTTCCAAAATTCAGTTTTTTATAACGAACAACCATATGTCGAATTAGTAAGTGCTCAATTTTTCGAATTAGACTTTTCACCTTGTCCAACAGAATTAAACGAGCCATTTGGAACTCTTCGTGAAAAAATTGTACTAGACCTTACTTTAAAAGTTTTACAAGTACAACAAGTACAAGTATAA
- a CDS encoding YheC/YheD family protein, whose protein sequence is MNIYIMKLIFVLKKIFKKRGRGTDMTIIGMLHHRKDPNVVKKAYTYAAVAKAEGINFFYFTLGKVNIETEKILGKTYENGEWVEQEFSFPDVIYNASVHVSDKNQQIFDYLYDKVPFTSHSIGDKLSVYNRIKKAEKFKQYLIPFYELNDVNKFFDMIDRYGKVIIKPISGHQGKGIVFIEKHGMNYSMNESEQISLINKKQLLSFLSDKIQEKGYIVQQFISCQMKSGHVYDFRLHVQRNGEGKWVITSIFPRIGPLGSVVSNMASGGYSTYLDIFLKTEFDNDWYNIQRYLERFAVSFSNHFNSLYKDVLFDELGIDVGIDENQKLWLFEVNWRPGVPNIFNLELDVARNLVHYARYLADKHK, encoded by the coding sequence ATGAATATATATATAATGAAGTTGATATTTGTTTTGAAAAAGATCTTTAAAAAGAGGGGAAGAGGAACCGATATGACTATAATTGGTATGCTTCATCATCGGAAAGATCCGAATGTCGTAAAGAAAGCATATACTTATGCTGCTGTAGCCAAAGCTGAAGGTATAAACTTTTTTTATTTTACTTTAGGGAAAGTAAATATAGAGACTGAGAAGATTTTAGGTAAAACTTATGAAAATGGTGAATGGGTTGAACAAGAATTTTCTTTTCCTGATGTTATTTATAATGCAAGTGTTCATGTTAGTGATAAAAATCAGCAAATTTTTGATTATCTATATGATAAAGTTCCATTCACAAGTCATTCAATCGGAGATAAATTAAGTGTATATAACAGAATAAAAAAAGCAGAAAAATTTAAGCAATATCTTATTCCTTTTTATGAATTAAATGATGTTAATAAGTTTTTTGACATGATTGATCGTTATGGAAAAGTTATTATTAAACCAATTTCTGGACATCAAGGTAAGGGTATCGTTTTCATTGAAAAACATGGGATGAATTACAGTATGAATGAGTCAGAACAAATTTCATTAATAAATAAAAAACAATTGCTAAGTTTTTTATCTGATAAGATTCAAGAGAAAGGTTACATAGTTCAACAGTTTATTTCATGTCAAATGAAATCTGGTCATGTTTATGATTTTCGATTGCATGTTCAAAGAAATGGAGAAGGAAAGTGGGTTATTACTTCAATATTCCCGAGAATAGGTCCATTAGGAAGTGTTGTATCAAATATGGCTAGCGGTGGTTATAGTACTTATTTAGATATTTTTTTAAAAACGGAGTTTGATAACGATTGGTATAATATTCAAAGGTATTTAGAACGATTTGCGGTAAGTTTTTCTAACCATTTTAATTCTTTATATAAGGATGTATTATTTGATGAGTTAGGAATTGATGTTGGGATTGATGAAAACCAAAAATTGTGGTTGTTTGAGGTGAATTGGAGACCAGGTGTACCTAATATATTTAATCTTGAATTAGATGTAGCTAGAAATTTAGTTCACTATGCTAGATACTTAGCTGATAAACATAAATAA
- a CDS encoding ATP-grasp domain-containing protein — MDTIVFIETNKSGSSREAIKAAEKLNFFTVLLTKKTKFIEERSTFPDVHQMIFTDINDYDNIITTIEKLNKSGKNIKGIFSFIDPFVYLAARLSEKFCSNIVSTEAIYRMENKILTRNVLKDLPISLNYLIYKPTEPLSSFLKKNKKINFPLIVKSPKSSGSKDVLLVKNKNQLILSIQSLLEKLPNEEILLEEYVDGPQYLVEILVQNGKVHIIAVIEQEITLFERFIVTGYSLLGQVDKSLYTSLFNAVNSVIQAFNMKNGACHLELRRINNDWKLIEINPRISGGAMNDIIEIGHGINLVQETIQLMLGNKPSLNKKHHKYVYTHYLTVKFKGKLIRVTGKNRSSKYPGVEKVYIKPKKGTVLKPPTSMGHRCGYVLAASYFKTEAKKIALKAAKEISFEIQKE; from the coding sequence ATGGATACTATTGTTTTTATTGAAACAAATAAATCTGGATCCAGTAGGGAAGCGATCAAAGCAGCTGAAAAACTTAATTTCTTTACTGTTTTATTAACGAAAAAAACAAAATTTATTGAAGAACGCAGTACATTCCCTGATGTACATCAGATGATTTTCACTGATATAAATGATTATGATAATATAATTACTACAATTGAAAAATTAAATAAATCAGGAAAGAACATAAAAGGAATCTTTAGTTTTATTGACCCCTTTGTTTATCTGGCTGCACGTTTATCAGAAAAATTCTGCTCAAATATTGTATCCACTGAAGCTATCTATCGTATGGAAAATAAAATATTAACTCGTAATGTCCTTAAAGATTTACCAATCTCACTCAACTATTTAATTTACAAACCAACAGAACCATTATCATCTTTTCTAAAAAAAAATAAAAAGATAAATTTCCCTCTTATTGTGAAATCCCCTAAATCATCAGGATCAAAAGATGTATTATTAGTAAAAAATAAAAATCAATTAATTTTATCTATACAAAGCCTTTTAGAAAAACTACCTAATGAAGAAATTCTACTTGAAGAATATGTAGATGGACCTCAGTACTTAGTCGAAATTTTAGTTCAAAATGGAAAAGTCCATATTATAGCAGTAATTGAACAAGAAATTACACTCTTTGAACGTTTTATTGTTACTGGTTATTCTTTACTAGGACAGGTAGACAAAAGTCTATATACTAGTCTTTTCAATGCAGTTAATTCTGTTATTCAGGCTTTTAATATGAAAAATGGAGCTTGTCATCTAGAACTCCGGAGAATAAATAATGATTGGAAATTAATTGAGATAAACCCCAGAATATCAGGTGGAGCAATGAATGATATAATTGAAATTGGACATGGAATCAACTTAGTGCAAGAGACTATTCAGTTAATGTTAGGAAATAAACCTTCACTAAATAAAAAACACCATAAATATGTATACACTCATTACCTAACAGTTAAATTTAAAGGAAAACTAATTCGAGTTACAGGAAAGAACCGTAGTTCTAAATATCCTGGCGTGGAGAAAGTTTATATAAAACCTAAAAAAGGAACTGTCTTAAAACCACCTACATCAATGGGACATCGATGTGGCTACGTTTTAGCAGCATCCTATTTTAAAACAGAAGCTAAAAAAATAGCTTTAAAAGCAGCCAAAGAAATTTCATTTGAAATCCAAAAAGAATAA
- a CDS encoding GNAT family N-acetyltransferase: MIYEANIHTRKKLVSMFEDFNNVILLSYLQGHMGTAWVNDLENPTVAQISVGIFTFYAGDSSAIETEELLRNIPDRILVIVNSDEWKQRLEIFHERKIDKFLRYKFKRNPEVFDRTKLQAYISLLPKGYELRKIDEHIVNNPTLHKVSEDFTSQFRSIDDYVDRGIGYSILYHGEVVCGASSYSIYDDGIEIEVATDSEHRRKGLATVVSAALILDCLEKGKYPNWDAANTKSAKLAEKLGYVFDQAYDTYFVNNR; encoded by the coding sequence ATGATATATGAAGCGAATATACATACAAGAAAAAAATTAGTTTCCATGTTCGAAGATTTTAATAATGTTATTTTACTTTCTTATTTACAAGGACATATGGGTACTGCTTGGGTAAACGATCTTGAAAATCCGACAGTAGCACAAATTTCGGTAGGAATTTTTACATTTTACGCTGGAGACTCAAGTGCGATAGAAACGGAAGAGTTATTACGTAACATTCCTGACAGAATTTTAGTAATTGTAAATAGTGATGAATGGAAACAGCGTTTAGAAATATTCCATGAAAGAAAAATAGATAAATTCTTAAGATATAAATTTAAACGTAATCCAGAAGTGTTTGATCGTACAAAATTACAAGCATATATATCGCTACTTCCAAAAGGATATGAATTAAGAAAAATAGATGAGCACATTGTGAATAACCCAACATTACACAAGGTTTCTGAAGATTTTACAAGTCAATTCCGATCAATAGATGATTATGTAGATCGAGGCATAGGTTATAGTATTTTGTATCATGGAGAAGTCGTATGCGGCGCATCATCCTATAGTATTTATGATGATGGTATCGAAATCGAAGTTGCTACTGATTCAGAACATAGAAGAAAAGGTTTGGCGACTGTAGTTAGTGCAGCGTTAATATTGGATTGTTTAGAAAAGGGGAAATACCCAAACTGGGATGCAGCGAATACGAAATCTGCCAAACTAGCAGAAAAGTTAGGATATGTTTTTGATCAGGCATATGACACTTATTTTGTGAATAATAGGTAA
- a CDS encoding MDR family MFS transporter: MVEKNNKIGFVVAGLLLGILMASMDNTIVVTAMGTIVGDLGGLENFVWVVSAYMVAEMAGMPIFGKLSDMYGRKRFFIFGLIVFMIGSALCGTAENITQLGIYRAIQGIGGGALVPIAFTIVFDIFPPEKRGKMGGLFGAVFGLSSIFGPLLGAYITDYISWHWVFYINLPLGILALIFITLFYKESRVHREQKIDWFGAITLVGAVVCLMFALELGGQKYDWDSSFILSLFAGFAILVIAFIVIERKVAEPIISFEMFKQRLFGMSTIIALCYGAAFMSATVYIPLFIQGVYGGTATNSGLLLLPMMLGSVVTAQLGGFLTSKLSYRNIMIISAVIMLIGLFLLSTLTPETSRILLTIYMVIIGFGVGFSFSVLSMAAIHNFGMEQRGSATSTSNFIRSLGMTLGITIFGMIQRTGFQDQLEEAFKGMSGGMNTNALGDSRAILSESARSQIPPQILDKIIEALSSSIVQTFMWALVPAGLAFVFIFFMGNERMVYKKEQNKVKSETSKA; this comes from the coding sequence ATGGTTGAGAAGAATAATAAAATCGGCTTCGTTGTTGCCGGTTTATTGCTAGGTATCTTAATGGCATCAATGGATAATACCATTGTCGTAACAGCGATGGGAACGATTGTTGGTGACTTAGGAGGTCTTGAAAACTTTGTATGGGTCGTTTCTGCCTATATGGTCGCAGAAATGGCAGGCATGCCGATTTTCGGTAAACTATCAGATATGTATGGTAGAAAGAGATTCTTTATTTTCGGTTTAATCGTCTTTATGATTGGTTCGGCTCTTTGTGGAACTGCTGAAAATATTACACAGTTAGGTATTTATCGTGCCATTCAAGGTATTGGCGGCGGGGCACTAGTGCCGATCGCATTTACTATCGTTTTTGATATTTTCCCTCCAGAAAAACGCGGGAAAATGGGTGGATTATTCGGAGCAGTATTTGGTTTATCAAGTATTTTCGGGCCATTACTTGGCGCATATATTACGGATTATATTAGCTGGCACTGGGTGTTTTATATTAACTTACCACTTGGAATTTTAGCACTTATTTTTATTACATTATTTTATAAAGAGTCACGAGTTCATAGAGAACAAAAGATTGATTGGTTTGGTGCAATTACTTTAGTTGGTGCAGTAGTTTGTTTAATGTTCGCCTTAGAATTAGGCGGACAAAAGTATGATTGGGATTCTAGCTTTATTTTAAGTTTATTTGCTGGATTCGCTATTTTAGTAATTGCTTTTATTGTTATTGAACGAAAAGTAGCAGAACCAATCATTTCATTTGAGATGTTTAAGCAACGTCTGTTTGGAATGAGTACAATTATTGCCTTATGTTATGGGGCGGCATTTATGTCAGCAACTGTGTATATTCCGTTATTTATTCAAGGTGTATACGGTGGTACGGCAACAAACTCAGGATTATTGTTATTACCAATGATGTTAGGATCAGTAGTTACAGCGCAGTTAGGTGGATTTTTAACATCGAAACTTAGCTACCGTAACATTATGATTATTTCTGCTGTTATTATGCTAATTGGATTATTCTTATTAAGCACGTTAACACCAGAAACAAGTCGTATATTATTAACAATTTATATGGTTATTATCGGTTTTGGAGTTGGTTTCTCATTCTCTGTACTAAGTATGGCTGCTATTCATAACTTCGGTATGGAGCAACGCGGGTCTGCGACTTCAACGAGTAACTTCATTCGTTCGTTAGGAATGACGCTTGGTATTACAATCTTCGGAATGATTCAACGAACTGGTTTCCAGGATCAATTAGAAGAGGCATTTAAAGGTATGAGCGGGGGAATGAATACAAACGCTTTAGGAGATTCAAGAGCCATTCTATCAGAATCGGCAAGATCTCAAATTCCACCGCAAATATTAGATAAAATTATTGAAGCTCTTTCAAGTTCAATCGTTCAGACATTTATGTGGGCGTTAGTCCCAGCAGGTTTAGCCTTCGTATTCATTTTCTTTATGGGAAATGAGCGCATGGTATATAAGAAAGAACAAAACAAGGTGAAAAGTGAAACATCAAAAGCGTAA
- a CDS encoding polymer-forming cytoskeletal protein yields MENQHSLTVNGSGSSAGGDYNKVKIRGEGTISNDMSCNEFKTYGTSEVRGNMKAKNYVVYGDSEVQGNMKAEYVKVYGNAQVQGDGQIHKTKIRGMIEFKGKLSGDFVDVTGALNVKGDIEVEELLLTGGLESDGLLNAENIEISLRYEGSKVKEIGGKKITVRKKARFIPFTSHSGSLQTSIIEGDDIYLEHTIADVVRGNHVIIGPGCEISVVEYHTSFNQKGNTVVKEHKQI; encoded by the coding sequence ATGGAAAATCAACATAGTCTTACGGTTAATGGATCAGGTAGCTCAGCAGGTGGAGATTATAACAAAGTAAAGATTCGCGGCGAAGGAACAATTTCTAATGATATGAGTTGTAATGAATTTAAAACGTACGGCACGAGTGAAGTACGTGGCAATATGAAAGCAAAGAATTATGTCGTGTATGGAGATAGTGAAGTGCAAGGGAATATGAAGGCGGAATATGTAAAAGTATATGGTAATGCCCAAGTACAAGGCGACGGACAAATTCATAAAACAAAAATTAGAGGTATGATAGAATTTAAAGGGAAGCTATCTGGTGATTTTGTAGATGTGACAGGCGCTTTAAATGTGAAGGGAGATATAGAAGTAGAGGAATTATTACTAACTGGCGGTCTTGAGAGTGATGGTTTACTTAATGCTGAAAATATTGAAATCTCACTTCGTTATGAAGGAAGTAAAGTAAAAGAAATCGGTGGGAAAAAGATTACAGTACGTAAAAAGGCGAGATTTATTCCTTTTACAAGTCATTCAGGAAGCCTTCAAACATCAATTATTGAGGGGGATGATATTTATTTAGAACATACAATAGCAGACGTAGTAAGAGGAAATCATGTTATAATAGGCCCTGGCTGTGAAATTAGTGTTGTAGAATATCATACTAGTTTTAATCAGAAAGGTAATACAGTCGTAAAAGAACATAAACAAATATAA
- a CDS encoding polymer-forming cytoskeletal protein — MRTENLIINGYGSSNGGEFHKVQLNGKGTVNGNVECDQFECNGYGTVTGDLKSGDARISGSGKVEGTVSAETMRIDGKGTITQDVKATTLKIAGKGTIGGNVTGEEFKINGQATIDGNCEVDIFSSEGQFTVGGLLSADEININVHGTCRAKEIGGQTIKVRHRLSTFSRLFKTVFGLQLEAELLEGDNIDIDYAHIKTVRGNNVTVGPNCEIELIEYTGVLTVDKSANVKEIKQV; from the coding sequence ATGCGTACAGAAAATTTAATTATAAATGGATATGGTTCATCAAACGGTGGAGAGTTTCATAAAGTGCAACTAAATGGAAAAGGAACTGTTAATGGAAACGTTGAATGCGACCAATTTGAATGTAATGGCTACGGAACTGTTACTGGTGATTTGAAAAGTGGCGATGCGAGAATTAGCGGATCAGGCAAAGTTGAGGGTACAGTTAGTGCAGAAACGATGCGAATCGATGGGAAAGGGACAATTACACAAGATGTAAAGGCGACCACTTTGAAAATTGCAGGAAAAGGGACGATAGGTGGTAATGTAACTGGTGAAGAATTTAAAATCAATGGTCAAGCGACGATTGATGGTAATTGTGAAGTTGATATTTTTTCTTCAGAAGGACAATTTACAGTTGGTGGATTATTAAGCGCAGATGAAATTAATATAAATGTTCACGGTACATGTAGAGCGAAAGAAATTGGTGGTCAAACGATTAAAGTAAGACATAGATTAAGTACTTTTAGTAGACTTTTTAAAACAGTATTTGGCCTGCAGTTAGAAGCTGAACTGCTAGAAGGTGACAATATCGATATTGATTATGCTCACATAAAAACGGTAAGAGGAAATAATGTTACAGTAGGACCGAACTGTGAGATTGAACTCATTGAATATACCGGAGTTCTTACTGTTGATAAAAGCGCAAATGTAAAAGAAATTAAGCAGGTGTAA
- a CDS encoding YhbD family protein, translated as MSTDLISKKDLLELTGISYGQLYRWKRKNLIPEDWFVRKSTFTGQETFFPKEKILERIDKIQTMKEDLSLDELANMFSPSVTEIFLTKEDLIRKGITSETVLQFFMDQTNKTADFQFADILYVYVLEELLQSGDVSLEEGKMVLQVLRENYEAIKHKNCDLVIIRKLGISTCFLVSSVEDLIFEKGTKIVLRVAIMKYTEALKTKLL; from the coding sequence TTGAGTACAGATTTAATTTCAAAAAAAGATTTATTAGAGCTAACTGGTATTTCATACGGACAGTTATATAGGTGGAAGAGAAAAAATTTAATACCGGAAGATTGGTTTGTACGGAAGTCAACGTTCACAGGTCAGGAAACATTTTTTCCGAAAGAAAAGATATTAGAGCGTATTGATAAAATTCAAACGATGAAAGAAGATCTATCACTTGATGAATTGGCAAATATGTTTTCACCAAGCGTAACAGAGATTTTTTTAACAAAAGAAGATCTCATCCGTAAAGGGATTACATCAGAGACTGTTTTACAATTTTTCATGGATCAAACGAACAAAACGGCAGATTTTCAATTTGCAGATATTCTTTATGTATACGTGTTAGAAGAACTTCTTCAATCAGGAGACGTTAGCTTAGAAGAAGGGAAAATGGTTTTACAAGTTTTACGTGAAAATTATGAAGCGATTAAACATAAAAATTGTGACTTAGTTATTATTCGGAAGTTAGGGATTTCTACATGCTTCTTAGTATCAAGCGTTGAGGATTTAATTTTTGAAAAGGGAACAAAGATTGTTTTACGTGTAGCAATTATGAAATATACCGAAGCATTAAAAACTAAACTGTTGTAG